In one window of Brevinematales bacterium DNA:
- a CDS encoding sigma-70 family RNA polymerase sigma factor, protein MQIDIEEYYKQYGPMVLRRCRSILRDPNKAMDAMQDVFVNLMRYRDKLTGQYPSSLLYRMATNICLNILRRDKLGPQATDDEILQEIAGSDDIHGAFEARDVVDRIFTDEKESTKTIAVLYHLDGLTLDEVAEEVGMSVSGVRKRLRNLREKVNNLKEV, encoded by the coding sequence GTGCAGATCGACATCGAGGAGTATTACAAGCAGTACGGCCCGATGGTTCTCAGACGATGCAGATCGATCCTACGCGACCCGAACAAGGCGATGGATGCGATGCAGGACGTTTTTGTGAACCTCATGCGGTACCGCGATAAGCTGACGGGGCAATACCCGTCGAGCCTGCTCTACCGGATGGCGACCAACATATGCCTCAATATTCTCCGCCGCGACAAACTCGGCCCGCAGGCGACAGACGACGAGATCCTGCAGGAGATCGCCGGGTCGGACGATATCCACGGCGCTTTCGAAGCGCGGGATGTGGTCGACAGGATTTTCACCGACGAGAAAGAGTCGACCAAAACCATCGCGGTTCTCTACCATCTTGACGGGCTTACCCTCGATGAGGTCGCCGAAGAGGTGGGAATGTCGGTCTCGGGTGTCCGTAAACGGCTGAGAAACCTTCGTGAAAAAGTGAATAACCTGAAGGAGGTCTAA
- a CDS encoding caspase family protein — MKAINKTFLFLLLILGIGNTMWAQAFVRFAVIIGANDGGSGKVKLQYAVSDAQSVAKVLVDLGGVKKTDIMFLADPSPAQVINGLNEMSKKILAAKPNYNRVEVVFYYSGHSDEKGLLLKGDLLSYGKLKTMIQDLPADVRIAILDSCASGMMTKNKGGVKVAPFLLDTSTQMKGYAFLSSSAADEASQESDSIGASFFTHYLVSALLGAADANQDGKVTLNETYQFAFDETLARTEQTLSGPQHPGYDIQMSGSGDVVMTDIRVTSAALLLSEKLGGRVFIRSTSGKLVAELFKLPNQPVQLGLEPGGYVITVDIKGNLYQCKALLKSGAQTVILPSNFVPISAEANVNHGDVVSITNIKSKTIITTNMQIITVLPEGQTDDQELQTLLEQAKLNAQTYKPADTGQQTVATQGIVVHAPEANSGATIILTLPQLSFLNFPGYQFTDAGSEYENRVIGFGYMLNPTDKKVVHHICFDYANGYSDRLIGASFSFVSHTVGEFMLGYMASAIINNGGDFNVGAMHAGIGNVTSGYMMGNQMAGVYNTVGNDFTGFQAAGVFNKVKNRMLGMQAAGIFNISGGSVGVQAAGIFNTAETLLGVQAAGIFNKARDMNGIQAGGVFNMAVGVMNGLQVAGVVNMAGDLNGAQVGVVNVVAGTVNGVQVGVLNICDEMNGIPIGLINISKNGYNRIQAWYDETSFINAGFTLGTKYIYNSFSVGMNTEGNRMSFGLGLGLHFPMNGCYINMEGAFHPIAPLDKPWIIFADGQNISSLVRIKLGFGVELGSSFAVFAGISYTLFVPASELGIPEAVTYDEAISPVIGNAVDWVNFNIKSWPGFYIGLEF; from the coding sequence ATGAAAGCCATCAATAAAACATTCCTGTTTCTGTTATTAATATTAGGTATCGGTAACACGATGTGGGCGCAGGCGTTCGTCCGATTCGCGGTCATTATCGGCGCTAACGACGGAGGCTCCGGGAAGGTCAAGCTCCAGTACGCGGTTTCCGACGCACAGTCGGTCGCTAAGGTGCTGGTCGACCTCGGCGGCGTAAAAAAGACGGACATCATGTTTCTCGCCGATCCTTCGCCCGCGCAGGTTATCAACGGCTTGAACGAGATGAGCAAGAAGATTCTTGCCGCAAAACCGAATTATAACCGTGTCGAGGTTGTTTTTTATTACTCCGGGCATTCCGACGAAAAGGGGCTTCTCCTCAAGGGAGACCTGCTCAGCTACGGGAAACTGAAGACGATGATACAGGACCTGCCCGCCGACGTTCGAATCGCCATACTCGATTCCTGCGCGTCGGGAATGATGACTAAGAATAAAGGCGGCGTAAAAGTCGCGCCGTTCCTTCTGGATACATCCACCCAAATGAAGGGATACGCGTTCCTGTCCTCCAGCGCCGCCGACGAAGCGTCGCAGGAATCCGACTCGATAGGCGCGTCCTTCTTCACGCATTATCTGGTATCCGCCCTTTTAGGCGCGGCCGACGCGAACCAGGACGGAAAGGTAACGTTGAACGAGACCTACCAGTTTGCGTTCGACGAGACCCTCGCGCGGACGGAACAGACGTTAAGCGGGCCGCAGCACCCCGGATACGATATCCAGATGAGCGGTTCGGGCGATGTGGTTATGACCGATATCCGTGTCACATCGGCGGCTCTGCTGCTGAGCGAGAAGCTCGGCGGACGCGTCTTTATCAGGAGTACGTCCGGCAAGCTGGTAGCCGAACTCTTCAAACTCCCGAACCAGCCGGTTCAGCTAGGGCTTGAACCGGGCGGGTATGTCATCACGGTCGATATTAAGGGTAATCTTTACCAGTGTAAGGCGTTACTGAAAAGCGGCGCGCAGACGGTTATCCTGCCGTCGAACTTCGTCCCGATTTCCGCCGAGGCCAATGTGAACCACGGGGATGTCGTGAGTATCACCAATATTAAAAGCAAGACGATTATTACGACGAATATGCAGATAATTACAGTACTTCCCGAAGGACAGACCGACGATCAGGAATTGCAGACGCTTCTCGAACAGGCGAAATTGAACGCACAGACCTATAAACCCGCTGATACCGGGCAGCAGACGGTCGCCACTCAGGGGATAGTTGTTCACGCGCCTGAGGCGAATAGCGGGGCGACCATTATCCTGACTCTGCCTCAGTTGTCGTTCCTGAATTTCCCCGGGTATCAGTTCACCGACGCGGGTAGCGAGTACGAGAATAGGGTGATCGGTTTCGGGTATATGCTCAATCCCACCGATAAGAAGGTCGTGCATCATATATGTTTCGATTATGCGAACGGGTATTCCGACCGCCTGATCGGCGCGAGCTTCTCGTTCGTCTCCCATACTGTCGGGGAATTTATGCTGGGATACATGGCCTCCGCGATTATCAACAACGGCGGGGATTTTAATGTCGGCGCGATGCATGCCGGTATCGGTAATGTGACGTCTGGATATATGATGGGTAACCAGATGGCCGGAGTCTATAACACGGTTGGTAACGACTTTACCGGATTTCAGGCCGCCGGGGTATTCAATAAGGTAAAAAACCGGATGCTAGGAATGCAGGCCGCGGGTATATTTAATATATCCGGCGGTAGCGTGGGCGTACAGGCGGCGGGCATATTCAATACCGCCGAGACGCTTCTCGGCGTGCAGGCGGCGGGCATATTCAATAAAGCGCGCGATATGAACGGTATCCAGGCCGGCGGCGTATTCAATATGGCGGTCGGCGTGATGAACGGCTTGCAGGTCGCGGGCGTCGTGAATATGGCGGGCGATTTGAACGGCGCGCAGGTCGGCGTCGTCAACGTAGTCGCCGGCACTGTGAACGGCGTACAGGTCGGAGTGCTCAATATCTGCGACGAAATGAACGGTATCCCCATAGGGCTGATTAATATATCGAAGAACGGCTATAACCGGATACAGGCGTGGTATGACGAGACATCGTTCATAAACGCCGGTTTTACCCTCGGCACGAAGTATATCTATAACTCGTTCAGCGTCGGTATGAATACCGAAGGGAACCGGATGAGTTTCGGACTGGGGCTGGGACTGCATTTCCCGATGAACGGGTGCTATATTAATATGGAAGGAGCTTTCCATCCGATCGCTCCGCTCGATAAACCCTGGATCATCTTCGCCGACGGGCAGAATATCAGCTCGCTCGTGCGTATCAAGTTAGGCTTCGGGGTGGAGCTCGGTTCGAGTTTCGCGGTCTTCGCGGGCATCTCATACACCTTGTTCGTACCCGCCTCGGAGTTGGGAATCCCCGAAGCGGTGACATACGACGAAGCGATTAGTCCCGTGATCGGCAACGCAGTCGATTGGGTCAACTTTAACATCAAGAGCTGGCCGGGCTTCTATATTGGATTGGAATTCTAA
- a CDS encoding GNAT family N-acetyltransferase, translating into MERLEKLSGRKCYLSPLREEDTYILAKWQNDPEVSFPLNNTHRQLDMNAEKEFLEMIRQNGWHYFIIVARNDGEPIGACFLLEVDMHNRTAEFGIFIGDKTRWKQGYATEATRLILDYGFRVLTLHNIWLRVFAFNTAAMKVYRRVGFKEIGFQREIRLMNGKYYDFYMMDILSEEFEGVNHGTVG; encoded by the coding sequence ATGGAACGGCTTGAAAAACTATCCGGGCGGAAATGTTACCTTTCACCGCTCAGGGAAGAGGACACTTACATCTTAGCGAAATGGCAGAACGATCCGGAGGTTTCATTCCCGCTCAATAATACGCATCGTCAGCTCGATATGAACGCCGAAAAGGAATTTTTAGAAATGATCCGTCAGAACGGGTGGCATTATTTTATTATTGTCGCGCGAAATGACGGCGAACCTATCGGGGCGTGTTTCCTGCTGGAGGTGGATATGCATAACCGGACGGCGGAATTCGGTATCTTTATCGGCGATAAGACCCGATGGAAACAGGGTTACGCTACCGAGGCGACCAGACTTATCCTGGACTACGGGTTCCGCGTCCTGACACTGCATAATATCTGGCTGCGGGTGTTTGCGTTCAATACGGCCGCGATGAAGGTTTACCGAAGGGTGGGGTTTAAGGAAATAGGATTCCAGAGGGAAATCCGCCTGATGAACGGGAAGTATTACGACTTCTATATGATGGATATACTTTCGGAGGAATTCGAGGGGGTGAACCATGGAACCGTTGGTTAA
- a CDS encoding GNAT family N-acetyltransferase has protein sequence MEPLVKLKGKRCSLALIEQGDFEKIDAWLCNPEMNHLLPSSYRRMFTKSAEEIVTERIKSGEHFFSIRLTLTGEMIGYCWIFGIDHVNRFAYVGILIGNPAYWGKGFGTDAMNLMLDYGFNALNLHNITLWAVGTNERAIRSYEKCGFRIVGRRRECMNIEGKLYDAVYMDILDRDFKGESVLKKYYAE, from the coding sequence ATGGAACCGTTGGTTAAGCTGAAAGGAAAACGCTGCTCGCTCGCGCTGATCGAACAGGGCGACTTTGAAAAAATCGACGCATGGCTATGCAATCCCGAAATGAATCACTTACTGCCGAGCTCTTACCGCAGAATGTTTACGAAGTCCGCAGAGGAAATAGTGACCGAGCGTATCAAGAGCGGGGAGCACTTTTTCTCGATCCGCCTCACCCTAACGGGGGAGATGATCGGGTACTGCTGGATTTTCGGAATCGATCATGTCAACCGTTTCGCGTATGTGGGTATCCTGATCGGCAATCCCGCCTATTGGGGGAAGGGGTTCGGCACCGACGCGATGAACCTGATGCTGGATTACGGGTTTAACGCGCTGAACCTGCACAATATCACCTTATGGGCGGTGGGTACTAACGAGCGTGCGATCCGTTCCTACGAAAAATGCGGGTTTCGGATAGTCGGACGGCGGCGTGAATGTATGAATATCGAGGGAAAGCTTTACGACGCGGTATATATGGATATCCTTGACCGCGATTTCAAGGGAGAGTCCGTGCTGAAGAAGTACTACGCGGAGTGA